The following nucleotide sequence is from Pseudonocardia sp. C8.
GCGGGCCGGCTCTCGGACCCGGTGCTGCGCCGGTGGGGGCGACGGCTGCTCGAGGCCCGCCGGGACGTCGTCGCCGGCCGGGTCGCCGAGCTCGGCCGGGCCCCGGCCGTCGTCGGGGCGGCGATCGTCCGGGACGGGCGGCTCCTCGCCGCGCAGCGCTCATACCCGGCCGAGCTCGCCGGGCGGTGGGAGCTGCCCGGGGGCGGGGTCGAGCCCGGCGAGCCCGAGCCGGACGCGCTGGTCCGCGAGTGCGCCGAGGAGCTGGGCGCGCGGATCGTCGTCGGTCGCCGGATCGGGACCGACCTGCCGATCGGGCGGCGGGTGCTGCGCATCCACACCGCCCGGCTCGCGCCCGGGTCACCCGAGCCGGAGGCCCGCGAGCACCGGTCGCTGCGCTGGGTGGGCCTGCGGGATGTCGCGGCGCTGGGCTGGCTGGACGCCGACCGGGCGGTCGTCGCCGAGCTGGTCGCGCTGCTGCGGGGGTGACGGGCGCCGGGGTTCACCCGCGGCGTGCGGTGCCGAACCGGTGATCGTCGCCGAGACCCGGTGGAACCGCCCGGGCGCGGCCGTCGTCCAAGCCGCATGACCCGCACAGCCACCCCACCCGCCCCCACCGCCCTCGACGCGCTGATCGCCGCGCAGGGCGGACTCGTCACCCGGAGCCAGGCGACCCGGCTCGGCCTGTCCCCGGACGCGATCGACCGGCTGCTCGCCGCGCGCCGCTGGGTCCCGGCGCACCCGCGGGTCCACCGCGACGTCCGCTACCCGGCCACGGAGGAGACCCGGGTCCGGGCGGCCGTGCTGTGGGCCGGCGCGGGCGCGGTGCTGACCGGGG
It contains:
- a CDS encoding (deoxy)nucleoside triphosphate pyrophosphohydrolase gives rise to the protein MPVLRLDHHVDGPPRLVAGVLRETAPSAEAVARAGARLTAPVRLLVAGDEVRVALPGGVLACRTRVTGAGVDGLRSELAAGPAAALQHVTRVIPDGCGTLVRDELAWAAPGGAAGRLSDPVLRRWGRRLLEARRDVVAGRVAELGRAPAVVGAAIVRDGRLLAAQRSYPAELAGRWELPGGGVEPGEPEPDALVRECAEELGARIVVGRRIGTDLPIGRRVLRIHTARLAPGSPEPEAREHRSLRWVGLRDVAALGWLDADRAVVAELVALLRG